The following are encoded together in the Populus trichocarpa isolate Nisqually-1 chromosome 5, P.trichocarpa_v4.1, whole genome shotgun sequence genome:
- the LOC18098973 gene encoding auxin-responsive protein IAA16: MTSIMGAETADTYSMINYEETELRLGLPGGASNGNDGEAAKGNGKRGFSETVDLKLNLSTKETGKDGSDQEKVVMKEKTVAPRPNDPAKPPSKAQVVGWPPIRSFRKNVMAVQKNSNDEGEKASSSGTTGTAAFVKVSMDGAPYLRKVDLKLYKSYRELSDALGKMFSSFTIGNCGSQGTKDFMNESKLIDLLNSSEYVPTYEDKDGDWMLVGDVPWGMFVDSCKRLRIMKGSEAIGLAPRAVEKCKNRS, encoded by the exons ATGACCAGCATAATGGGAGCAGAAACAGCTGACACCTACAGCATGATTAATTATGAAGAGACTGAATTACGCCTAGGGTTACCTGGAGGTGCTAGTAATGGAAATGATGGTGAGGCTGCAAAGGGTAATGGGAAGAGAGGGTTTTCAGAGACGGTTGACTTGAAGCTTAACCTTTCAACTAAAGAAACTGGAAAGGATGGATCAGATCAGGAGAAAGTAGTAATGAAGGAGAAAACTGTTGCTCCTCGCCCCAATGATCCTGCAAAGCCACCGTCCAa GGCACAAGTTGTGGGTTGGCCACCCATTAGATCATTCCGTAAAAATGTCATGGCCGTCCAGAAGAACAGCAACGATGAGGGTGAAAAGGCCAGTAGCAGTGGCACTACTGGTACTGCAGCTTTCGTTAAGGTTAGCATGGATGGTGCCCCATACTTGCGAAAAGTGGACTTGAAATTATACAAGAGCTACCGAGAACTCTCTGATGCTCTAGGCAAAATGTTCAGCTCCTTCACCATCG GTAACTGTGGCTCACAAGGAACGAAAGATTTCATGAATGAAAGCAAATTGATAGATCTTTTGAATAGTTCTGAGTATGTGCCAACTTATGAAGACAAGGATGGAGATTGGATGCTTGTAGGAGATGTTCCATGGGG AATGTTTGTCGATTCATGCAAGCGCTTGAGGATCATGAAAGGGTCTGAGGCCATTGGACTTG CCCCAAGAGCTGTGGAGAAGTGCAAGAACAGAAGTTGA